Part of the Terrisporobacter glycolicus ATCC 14880 = DSM 1288 genome is shown below.
TGAACATGAATATCTACTGTTCTAGTTTCTCCCACATATTCAAATCCCCAAACTCTATCTAAAATCTGTTCTCTTGATAAAGCCATATTTCTATTTTGCAGAAATAAAATTAATAAATCATATTCCTTAGCAGTTAAATATACCTCTTTATCATTTAATTTGACTATTCTTTTATTTGTATCCACTTCAACATTTTCAAATTTTATTTTATGATTATCTTTATTATACCTCCTTAAGATAACTTCTATTCTAGCTAATAATTCTATAGTTTCAAAAGGCTTAACAATGTAATCTTCAGCTCCTAATCTAAGCCCTTTGACCCTATCTAGTACAGACTCTTTAGCTGTTACAAATATTACCGGTATATTATATTTTTTTATTTTTTCTATTAAAGAAAATCCATCTATACCAGGAATCATAACATCTAGTAAAATTAAATCTACTCTATTTGATTCCAAAAATTCTTTTGCTTCTAATCCATCTTCTGCTTTAAATACTTCATATCCGACTAAAGATAAATTTATAGATATTAAGTCTCTAATTGCTGCTTCATCTTCAACAACCAGTATTTTCATCATTAAAC
Proteins encoded:
- a CDS encoding response regulator transcription factor, giving the protein MMKILVVEDEAAIRDLISINLSLVGYEVFKAEDGLEAKEFLESNRVDLILLDVMIPGIDGFSLIEKIKKYNIPVIFVTAKESVLDRVKGLRLGAEDYIVKPFETIELLARIEVILRRYNKDNHKIKFENVEVDTNKRIVKLNDKEVYLTAKEYDLLILFLQNRNMALSREQILDRVWGFEYVGETRTVDIHVQRIREKLDLKNSIKTVFKVGYRLEG